The following are encoded together in the Weissella soli genome:
- a CDS encoding zinc-binding dehydrogenase — MKAIVVTDPGTPEVLNYTDVPTPAVKPGWSRIKVMGFGINRSEIFTREGKSPSVQFPRILGIEAVGIIDETTDPERLPIGHKVISIMGEMGRAFDGSYAEYTLLPNEQIYPITTELSWPDLAAVPETFYTAFGIFKSLQIRATDKILVRAATSGVGIAVLKLIKGLSTDIQVTGTTRSDTKRQALLDSGFNDVIVTPDANLLPDNVGSFDKIADLIGPSATRDSLKHLNEFGILSATGELGGVWALNDFDPIFDIPNNRYLTGFYSGDVSQVKIQEMLTYLDEHQIDVHPTKIYKLAEIQAAHQYLQGQHSFGKVVVINA, encoded by the coding sequence ATGAAAGCAATCGTTGTGACTGATCCCGGCACCCCAGAAGTGCTCAATTACACTGATGTTCCTACGCCAGCTGTTAAGCCCGGCTGGTCACGAATAAAAGTCATGGGCTTTGGTATCAATCGTTCTGAAATTTTTACCAGAGAGGGCAAATCTCCCTCAGTACAATTTCCAAGAATATTGGGCATTGAGGCAGTCGGTATCATTGATGAAACAACTGATCCTGAAAGATTACCCATCGGCCACAAAGTAATTTCAATCATGGGTGAGATGGGGCGTGCCTTTGATGGTAGCTACGCCGAGTACACCTTATTGCCAAATGAGCAAATTTATCCAATAACGACTGAGCTAAGTTGGCCTGATCTCGCCGCTGTACCAGAAACTTTCTACACCGCTTTTGGTATTTTTAAAAGTCTACAAATCCGGGCAACTGACAAAATTCTCGTACGCGCTGCAACTAGTGGGGTTGGAATTGCTGTTCTAAAGCTAATCAAAGGATTATCCACCGATATTCAGGTAACAGGAACTACCCGTTCTGACACTAAAAGACAAGCTTTGTTAGATAGTGGTTTTAATGACGTCATCGTAACTCCCGATGCCAACCTGCTACCAGATAATGTTGGCTCATTCGATAAAATTGCTGATCTAATTGGGCCATCTGCAACGAGAGATTCTTTAAAGCATTTAAATGAATTCGGCATTCTCAGTGCAACTGGCGAACTAGGTGGCGTTTGGGCACTCAACGACTTTGATCCGATTTTTGATATTCCAAATAATCGTTACCTCACTGGGTTCTATTCAGGAGATGTATCGCAGGTAAAAATTCAAGAAATGCTAACTTACCTCGATGAACATCAGATTGATGTCCATCCGACGAAGATCTACAAATTAGCTGAAATCCAAGCAGCCCACCAGTACCTGCAAGGGCAACATAGCTTTGGTAAAGTAGTTGTGATTAACGCTTAA
- a CDS encoding TetR/AcrR family transcriptional regulator: protein MESLDQTQSQIVAAAIQLFSENPDKKPSITEIAKVAHVHRNTFYHYFETRSEVVFAIFSELFSFPANEMLPFSELVTQFLDIIDEHRLLFVHLANFHETFDVEMLTVFMQGVGKMTFFEALSSAERQLLYYSMVGVLTGWIKNPDRIKKDDVRTFLLRSSAWNTPDETKKISR from the coding sequence GTGGAATCGCTTGATCAAACGCAGTCGCAGATTGTTGCAGCTGCCATTCAGTTGTTTAGTGAAAACCCAGATAAAAAGCCATCAATCACTGAAATTGCGAAAGTCGCCCATGTGCATCGCAATACTTTTTACCATTATTTCGAAACCCGATCAGAAGTAGTCTTTGCAATTTTTTCTGAATTATTTAGTTTTCCAGCAAATGAAATGTTGCCATTTTCTGAACTGGTGACGCAATTCCTAGACATCATTGATGAACATCGTCTGTTATTTGTTCACCTGGCAAATTTTCATGAAACATTTGACGTCGAGATGCTAACGGTTTTCATGCAAGGTGTTGGGAAAATGACCTTCTTTGAAGCATTATCATCAGCGGAGCGCCAGTTACTTTACTACTCGATGGTTGGTGTGTTGACCGGATGGATTAAAAATCCAGACCGCATCAAAAAAGACGATGTCCGTACATTCTTGCTACGATCATCAGCGTGGAATACGCCAGATGAAACTAAAAAAATATCAAGGTGA
- the smpB gene encoding SsrA-binding protein SmpB, translating into MAKKKVQNDALATNNKARYNYAIGETFEAGIELTGTEIKSVRASQITIAEGFIQVRHGQAWLDNVNIAIFEQGNQFNHEPLRSRRLLLHKKEIAKLAAESAQAGKTIVPLKVYLKHGFAKVLIGVGTGKHTYDKRETIKKRDQERDLRRALKR; encoded by the coding sequence ATGGCGAAGAAAAAAGTTCAAAATGATGCATTAGCTACTAATAATAAGGCGCGCTACAATTATGCAATTGGCGAGACATTTGAAGCGGGTATTGAGTTGACCGGTACTGAAATTAAATCAGTGCGGGCCAGCCAGATTACTATTGCTGAGGGTTTCATTCAAGTACGGCATGGCCAAGCTTGGTTGGATAATGTCAACATTGCCATCTTTGAGCAAGGTAACCAGTTTAATCATGAACCATTACGATCACGGCGGTTATTGTTACACAAGAAGGAAATCGCTAAGTTAGCTGCGGAATCTGCTCAAGCTGGTAAGACAATTGTGCCGTTAAAGGTTTATTTGAAACACGGCTTTGCTAAGGTGCTCATTGGTGTGGGTACTGGTAAGCATACGTATGACAAACGAGAAACAATTAAGAAACGTGATCAAGAACGTGATTTGCGGCGCGCTTTGAAACGTTAG
- the rnr gene encoding ribonuclease R, whose translation MDAQQLQEQLFGFLKANPTQTFSAQALTDGLRLNDAQGFTKVVQALAALERAKKVKVSDSGDFQYDDGSQGIIGVFRSNEKGFGFVKYDEKEDDIFVNPDNTMLALNLDEVRVKILTRGDAANGKGPEGKVEEIIKRHIESVVGEFKLGSDYVGYIGTIKLTDKKLATYEFLVKEGGLHPTDGEVVVASIDTYPTVTMPKHFTGVVTETIGYKDEPGVDILQIIYQHEVPHIFPEAVIEQANQIPDTVQPEEWAGREDITDQPLVTIDSIESKDLDDAVVVWRLENGNFHLGVHIADVSHYAVEGTPLDEEAYNRGTSVYLTDRVVPMLPRNISNGIASLNPGVDRLAMSAEMEFTPAGDLVKHRLHTSVMRSHARMTYKAVNAILAGDDDTRSEYQELVPMFEDMAKLHEALSNKRTARGAIEFDAPEAKIVVDEQGHPTDIELRERGLSERMIESFMLAANETVAMHFDQLNVPFLYRVHETPDLERVVKFFEFVKALGAPVQADPNKVKPEDFQKIHSWFVGKPEEQMVSTMMLRTMKQAKYSEEPIGHFGIGAEYYTHFTSPIRRYPDLTVHRLIKHYAAQGLGEEAQAKYRAKLPQIATDTSTRERRAVDTERDTDAMKKAEFMEDKVGQEFDAVVNGVLKFGMFVSLANTVEGLIHTSNLTDDYYVYDEAHLALIGRRFHHIYQIGQAVKVKLIRVDKEQSALDFVLVDPDDAPITDIKVADDHRGSFGGRARGDKNHHTNKGGKPFGAKSDRRKPVGAAKHTGANRKDRH comes from the coding sequence ATGGACGCACAACAATTACAAGAACAACTGTTTGGTTTTTTAAAGGCCAATCCCACGCAAACATTTTCTGCACAAGCATTAACGGATGGTTTGCGTTTAAACGACGCACAGGGCTTTACAAAGGTCGTGCAAGCACTAGCTGCTTTGGAACGAGCTAAAAAAGTAAAGGTTTCTGACAGTGGTGACTTTCAATACGACGACGGTAGCCAAGGTATTATCGGTGTTTTCCGGTCCAATGAAAAAGGCTTTGGGTTCGTTAAGTATGACGAAAAAGAAGATGATATTTTTGTGAACCCGGATAATACGATGCTGGCGTTGAACTTAGATGAAGTCCGTGTCAAGATTTTGACACGTGGTGATGCGGCCAATGGCAAAGGACCAGAAGGTAAGGTCGAAGAAATTATCAAGCGGCATATCGAAAGTGTCGTGGGTGAATTTAAACTGGGATCAGACTATGTTGGTTATATCGGCACAATTAAGCTGACTGATAAAAAACTGGCAACATATGAATTCTTGGTCAAGGAGGGTGGCTTGCACCCAACTGATGGTGAAGTGGTAGTTGCCTCAATTGACACTTATCCAACTGTGACCATGCCTAAGCATTTTACCGGTGTCGTGACAGAGACGATTGGTTATAAAGATGAGCCAGGAGTTGATATTTTACAAATCATCTATCAACATGAAGTGCCACACATCTTCCCTGAAGCTGTTATCGAACAAGCTAACCAAATTCCAGATACTGTGCAACCCGAAGAATGGGCTGGCCGGGAAGACATTACCGATCAACCATTGGTCACCATTGATTCTATTGAATCAAAGGACTTGGATGATGCGGTCGTTGTTTGGCGTTTAGAGAACGGTAATTTTCACCTAGGGGTCCACATTGCGGATGTCTCACACTACGCTGTTGAGGGAACCCCTCTAGATGAGGAAGCCTACAACCGTGGTACGTCAGTTTACTTGACGGACCGGGTTGTTCCAATGTTACCCCGAAATATTTCTAACGGAATTGCTTCTTTGAATCCAGGGGTGGATCGATTGGCGATGTCTGCTGAAATGGAATTCACGCCGGCAGGTGATTTAGTTAAACATCGTCTACACACCTCAGTGATGCGTTCACATGCTCGTATGACCTATAAAGCTGTGAATGCGATTCTAGCTGGGGATGACGACACGCGTTCCGAATATCAAGAATTAGTGCCAATGTTTGAAGACATGGCTAAGTTGCATGAAGCGTTGAGCAACAAACGTACTGCCCGTGGTGCGATTGAATTTGATGCACCAGAAGCTAAAATTGTTGTTGACGAACAAGGTCATCCCACGGATATCGAGCTCCGTGAACGTGGTTTGTCAGAGCGGATGATTGAGTCATTTATGCTAGCTGCCAACGAAACGGTGGCGATGCACTTCGATCAACTGAATGTCCCATTCTTGTATCGTGTCCATGAAACGCCAGACCTGGAACGCGTGGTGAAGTTCTTTGAATTTGTGAAGGCATTGGGTGCCCCTGTTCAAGCTGATCCTAACAAGGTTAAGCCAGAAGATTTCCAAAAAATCCACAGCTGGTTTGTTGGTAAGCCAGAAGAGCAAATGGTCTCAACGATGATGCTACGTACTATGAAGCAAGCTAAATATTCAGAGGAACCAATCGGTCACTTTGGAATCGGTGCGGAGTACTATACACACTTCACGTCACCAATTCGTCGTTACCCTGACTTAACAGTGCATCGCTTGATTAAGCACTATGCTGCGCAAGGGTTGGGTGAAGAAGCTCAAGCAAAGTATCGTGCAAAATTGCCACAAATTGCCACAGATACGTCAACGCGTGAACGGCGTGCGGTTGATACCGAACGTGATACTGATGCGATGAAGAAGGCTGAGTTCATGGAAGACAAGGTCGGTCAAGAATTCGATGCAGTCGTGAATGGTGTCTTGAAGTTTGGTATGTTCGTGTCTTTGGCTAATACAGTTGAAGGGTTGATTCATACCTCGAACTTAACTGATGATTACTATGTTTACGATGAAGCGCACTTGGCATTGATTGGGCGACGCTTCCATCACATTTACCAAATTGGTCAAGCTGTGAAAGTGAAGTTAATTCGTGTTGATAAGGAACAAAGCGCTTTGGACTTTGTCCTCGTTGACCCGGATGATGCACCAATTACAGATATCAAGGTAGCTGATGACCATCGTGGTAGTTTTGGTGGTCGTGCTCGTGGTGATAAGAATCACCACACCAATAAGGGTGGCAAGCCGTTTGGTGCGAAGTCAGACCGGCGCAAACCAGTCGGTGCTGCAAAGCATACTGGTGCGAATCGTAAAGATCGTCACTAA
- the secG gene encoding preprotein translocase subunit SecG, translated as MYSILLTAMIIVGVLIILAVLMQPSKQQDALSALSGGGGDLFATQKARGFVAVMQRITAVLGAIWFILGLALVYVSSH; from the coding sequence ATGTATAGCATTTTACTAACAGCGATGATTATCGTCGGTGTTTTGATTATTCTGGCTGTTTTGATGCAACCTTCAAAGCAACAAGATGCATTGTCAGCATTGTCTGGCGGCGGTGGTGATTTGTTTGCTACCCAAAAGGCACGTGGATTCGTTGCCGTTATGCAACGTATCACAGCAGTCCTTGGTGCAATCTGGTTTATTTTAGGATTGGCTTTGGTTTATGTGTCATCACACTAA
- a CDS encoding TIGR01457 family HAD-type hydrolase, translated as MAKYTGYFIDLDGTIYQGTTQFPVGKRFIERLQASGTDYLFVTNNSTKTPAMVAQNLTENHGIITTPAQVYTSAMATADYLATLPAIKRVLVIGEDGLRSAVAQKGFEIVTTAPADAVVMGIDRQFTYDQLVQATFAIQAGAKFIATNVDTNLPTELGLQPGAGSLVAALQTATQTEPIVIGKPFTVIMDGALALTGHTKDEVIMVGDNYNTDILAGINAGIDTLLTYTGVSKPADVHAKMAQPSYEVTNLDEWEI; from the coding sequence ATGGCAAAGTACACTGGATATTTCATAGATCTTGATGGGACAATCTACCAGGGAACGACACAATTCCCAGTTGGTAAGCGGTTCATTGAACGGTTGCAAGCCAGTGGTACCGACTATTTGTTTGTGACAAATAACTCGACCAAAACGCCCGCAATGGTTGCCCAGAATCTGACTGAAAATCACGGTATCATCACGACTCCAGCGCAGGTCTATACATCAGCCATGGCCACCGCGGATTACTTAGCGACCTTACCGGCAATCAAGCGCGTCTTAGTGATTGGTGAAGACGGACTACGCAGCGCTGTGGCCCAAAAGGGATTTGAGATCGTGACAACGGCACCAGCTGATGCCGTTGTCATGGGTATTGATCGCCAATTTACCTATGACCAACTTGTGCAGGCTACCTTTGCTATTCAAGCTGGAGCCAAGTTTATCGCGACTAATGTTGATACCAATTTACCTACCGAACTGGGCCTGCAACCCGGTGCTGGTTCATTGGTAGCCGCTTTACAAACCGCGACCCAAACCGAACCAATTGTTATCGGGAAGCCATTTACGGTGATTATGGACGGTGCATTAGCTCTAACCGGCCACACTAAAGATGAAGTGATTATGGTTGGTGACAATTACAATACGGACATCTTAGCGGGCATTAATGCTGGTATTGATACATTGTTGACGTATACGGGTGTTTCGAAACCGGCAGATGTGCATGCCAAGATGGCGCAACCAAGTTATGAAGTGACTAATCTGGACGAATGGGAAATTTAA
- a CDS encoding YutD family protein, with protein sequence MNRERMKELAEDQFIERQKATHIVLTDNSEMIQINQRPYKLILNYRSAFDTTKLAARFSSFLEKYDYLVGDIAADQLRLHGLYADGTNGVSRSQQISALEDYLFEEINFGAPYFVLQNMDPHPVVDDEEDEPPTKTRRHNGSRHHNSAAVSEKRTKVTDKPFKEKHGNQKVATKGSKSRRHFSIRERTTE encoded by the coding sequence ATGAATCGTGAGCGAATGAAAGAATTAGCTGAAGATCAATTTATTGAACGCCAAAAAGCCACGCATATCGTGTTGACTGACAATAGCGAGATGATCCAGATCAACCAGCGACCATACAAATTAATACTGAATTATCGTTCGGCCTTTGATACCACTAAGTTAGCGGCGCGTTTTAGTAGTTTTTTGGAAAAATATGATTACTTAGTCGGCGATATTGCCGCTGACCAATTGCGTTTGCATGGTTTATACGCTGATGGCACGAATGGTGTGTCGCGTTCGCAACAGATTTCCGCTTTAGAAGACTATTTATTTGAGGAAATCAATTTTGGCGCACCCTATTTTGTGTTACAAAACATGGATCCGCATCCAGTCGTTGATGATGAAGAAGATGAGCCACCGACTAAGACGCGTCGTCATAATGGATCACGGCATCATAATTCAGCAGCTGTGAGTGAAAAACGGACCAAGGTGACTGACAAACCCTTTAAAGAAAAACATGGTAACCAAAAGGTGGCGACTAAAGGCAGTAAGAGTCGGCGTCACTTTAGTATTCGTGAACGGACAACGGAGTAA
- a CDS encoding bifunctional metallophosphatase/5'-nucleotidase has translation MQEHITILHTNDLHSHLERWPKIRRYLLQKQTNLRQNGVAVFTFDIGDFIDRAHPLTEATMGQANTALMNQVHYDAATIGNNEILGLAHEDMNHLHDAAEFPVLLGDITDMQTGELPKWAVRSVILTTPKGTRVGVLGMTAPFILTLPLLGWMPEKLDQAMTQALAELAGKTDFNVLLSHLGLPTDHYLAERFPDLQVIIGAHTHHHLPHGEKRGSALLAAAGKYGEHIGRIDLEITDGTLTKMQATTVDTDALPAEIADTVEIEGYRKSGREQLDKEVVAVLPTAYSTNKHADNRLIDLGLAALERRTRTTIAMLSTGMFLGDLPTGRVTKDVLHEILPHAVHPMRTTLQGVDLWRLVHEVAKSRAYMKSSQIRGMGFRGGSWGEIIWDGITLADNGDVYVHDELIDFEEPYTIGSLDHYYFLPFFPTIEIAGDNKMSYRTVFREDFADYLHEKFFD, from the coding sequence ATGCAAGAGCATATTACAATTCTGCATACTAACGATTTGCACTCGCATTTGGAACGGTGGCCAAAAATTCGCCGTTATCTGCTCCAAAAACAAACTAACTTACGCCAAAATGGGGTGGCGGTATTCACCTTTGACATCGGTGATTTTATTGACCGGGCGCACCCATTGACGGAAGCCACGATGGGACAAGCTAATACGGCATTGATGAATCAAGTACATTATGATGCGGCCACAATTGGCAATAATGAAATTTTGGGGTTAGCACATGAAGATATGAATCATCTACATGATGCAGCCGAGTTCCCTGTATTGCTTGGTGACATCACCGATATGCAGACCGGTGAATTGCCAAAGTGGGCGGTGCGGTCGGTCATTTTGACCACGCCTAAAGGGACCCGTGTCGGGGTGTTGGGGATGACTGCGCCGTTTATTTTGACGCTGCCATTGCTTGGTTGGATGCCAGAAAAGCTGGACCAAGCGATGACGCAAGCTTTAGCCGAACTGGCAGGGAAAACCGATTTTAATGTGTTGCTGTCCCATTTGGGGTTGCCGACTGATCATTATTTAGCGGAGCGGTTTCCAGATTTACAAGTCATTATTGGCGCGCATACCCATCATCACTTACCACATGGTGAAAAACGTGGTTCGGCACTGCTGGCTGCTGCTGGTAAATATGGTGAACACATTGGGCGAATCGATCTAGAAATTACGGATGGCACATTGACTAAAATGCAGGCGACAACTGTTGATACGGATGCATTGCCTGCAGAAATCGCTGATACGGTTGAAATTGAAGGCTATCGCAAGAGTGGTCGAGAACAGCTGGATAAAGAAGTTGTGGCGGTATTACCGACAGCCTATTCCACTAATAAACATGCAGATAACCGTCTGATTGATCTAGGCCTGGCCGCTTTGGAGCGCCGTACGCGCACGACTATCGCGATGTTATCGACGGGCATGTTCTTGGGGGATTTACCAACGGGGCGGGTCACTAAGGATGTGCTTCATGAAATTTTACCCCATGCGGTCCATCCGATGCGTACGACCCTGCAAGGTGTCGATCTGTGGCGGTTGGTTCATGAAGTCGCCAAATCCCGGGCTTACATGAAGTCTAGCCAGATTCGTGGCATGGGCTTTCGTGGTGGGTCATGGGGTGAAATCATCTGGGATGGGATCACTTTGGCCGATAACGGCGATGTCTACGTGCATGATGAATTGATTGATTTTGAAGAACCATATACAATTGGGTCATTAGATCATTATTACTTTTTACCATTTTTTCCAACAATTGAAATTGCTGGTGACAATAAAATGAGTTATCGTACGGTTTTTCGCGAAGATTTTGCGGATTACCTACATGAAAAATTTTTCGATTAA
- a CDS encoding metallophosphoesterase family protein has translation MQFVTSDTHFFHQELLGQNDFAPRPFNSLAEEHLVLVNAWNARVGELDTVYHLGDVALLNHMRPVKDAYQKTLAILSSLHGHIVLVKGNHDTRDMLKFLAKNNYDLADGQPKFVFHDVGLIVKAHHHQFFLTHYPMMFGKTDSSINLHGHIHHYSVAVPENINVGVDSADLDYLMQTERPAWGTPLSLDELDIIIQRKHDAFAKGR, from the coding sequence ATGCAGTTTGTGACGAGTGATACACATTTTTTTCATCAAGAATTATTAGGTCAAAATGATTTTGCACCACGGCCATTCAATTCGCTGGCCGAAGAGCACCTAGTGTTGGTGAATGCTTGGAATGCTCGGGTTGGTGAACTAGATACGGTTTATCATCTTGGGGATGTGGCGTTGTTAAATCATATGCGGCCGGTTAAAGACGCCTATCAAAAAACGCTGGCAATTTTAAGCTCATTGCATGGGCATATCGTATTAGTTAAGGGCAATCATGACACGCGTGATATGCTAAAATTTTTAGCAAAAAACAATTATGATTTGGCAGATGGTCAACCAAAATTTGTGTTTCATGATGTTGGGTTGATTGTTAAAGCGCACCATCACCAATTTTTCTTGACGCACTATCCGATGATGTTTGGTAAAACTGATTCAAGCATCAATCTACACGGCCACATTCACCATTACAGCGTGGCGGTGCCAGAAAACATCAATGTGGGTGTGGATAGTGCTGACCTAGATTATTTGATGCAGACCGAACGGCCAGCGTGGGGGACACCGTTGTCGCTAGATGAACTAGATATAATCATTCAACGAAAGCACGACGCGTTTGCGAAAGGACGGTAA
- a CDS encoding M24 family metallopeptidase → MTARIENVRRLFEKLDINGLIVTDGDNMKYLTGFYGGTGDGLVLIGAEKAALITDARYEDDMRTKLPEDVQLLVTRDYWGVAMAAAKRYAITKLGFEDTIPYRDFDYIDENFVGEDIAPVPGLVEAIREVKDEQELNALRKSAEVAVAGFEELLTVVHVGMTEREVANTLDAIMRRRGATKASFDTIVASGVNSSLPHAEATDKVIETGDLVTIDFGYYVDGYTSDVTRTIAFGEIDKELKIIYDVTKQANEATLAATHAEMASAELDAVARDVIAQAGYDKQFTHGLGHGVGLAIHEGPYIGKTSEDLLHAGMLLTIEPGIYLTGKGGVRIEDDIIVTTDGMENLTAGLTKELIVIEK, encoded by the coding sequence ATGACTGCAAGAATCGAGAACGTCCGTCGTTTATTTGAGAAGCTCGACATCAATGGCTTAATTGTGACTGATGGCGACAATATGAAGTATCTAACTGGTTTTTACGGTGGAACTGGTGACGGTTTGGTCTTAATCGGTGCAGAAAAGGCTGCCCTGATCACGGATGCGCGGTATGAGGATGATATGCGTACTAAGTTACCTGAAGATGTCCAATTGCTGGTGACACGGGACTATTGGGGGGTGGCTATGGCGGCAGCGAAGCGCTATGCCATTACTAAGTTGGGCTTTGAGGATACGATTCCATATCGTGATTTTGATTATATTGATGAAAATTTTGTGGGCGAAGATATTGCACCAGTGCCTGGTCTGGTCGAAGCGATTCGTGAAGTGAAGGATGAACAAGAATTGAACGCACTTCGTAAGTCGGCTGAAGTTGCCGTGGCTGGGTTTGAGGAGTTGTTGACAGTTGTCCATGTTGGGATGACCGAACGTGAAGTTGCCAACACATTGGATGCTATTATGCGTCGTCGTGGTGCAACGAAGGCATCCTTTGATACGATTGTCGCTTCCGGTGTCAATAGTTCATTACCACACGCCGAAGCAACGGATAAAGTCATAGAAACCGGTGATTTAGTGACTATCGACTTTGGCTACTATGTAGATGGCTACACTTCTGATGTGACACGAACGATTGCATTTGGTGAGATCGACAAAGAATTAAAAATAATCTATGACGTCACCAAGCAGGCTAATGAGGCTACTTTGGCGGCAACTCATGCAGAAATGGCCTCAGCCGAATTGGATGCAGTTGCCCGTGATGTCATTGCGCAAGCTGGATATGACAAGCAATTCACGCATGGATTAGGTCACGGGGTTGGATTAGCGATTCATGAAGGTCCATATATCGGAAAGACCTCAGAAGATTTGCTGCACGCTGGCATGTTGTTGACCATTGAACCAGGTATTTATTTGACTGGTAAGGGTGGTGTTCGCATCGAAGACGATATCATCGTGACAACTGATGGTATGGAAAACTTGACAGCGGGCTTGACGAAAGAATTAATTGTAATTGAGAAGTAA
- a CDS encoding enolase C-terminal domain-like protein, with protein sequence MYTLNERLPTTNGYVKQINLYPLELQLKTPFKTAHGLTTARPITLVELVWGDGSRGYGEIQSFYDAAYDTETQAISIAAIRAAAPAVFQNSIPVGMPSFARAALEMAFSAVMPAREGAQLISLPTMVDDTAQGVPVGQAIGIMPNAQRLTNQIERAIAQGYQRIKLKLGAAPYDDVIAQVMPRFPTTMFSADGNGGFAVHDGLQRLQRLEGMGFTFIEQPFSEDQNELNIAAIKQLTSLRISLDESLHSIEDYERYRQTGALFTIKQAKIGGWRTAMHILQTDANAWVGGMLASGLGRSVDLALAQVSLTNHFAAYIPTDVSGSDRYFERDIIKTPMVIEHGAIQVPTQIELDWEAIHALQVTSTIEIRP encoded by the coding sequence ATGTACACTTTGAACGAAAGGCTGCCTACAACCAATGGCTACGTCAAGCAGATTAACCTCTACCCATTGGAATTACAGCTTAAGACCCCTTTTAAGACTGCCCATGGTCTGACGACGGCCCGGCCAATTACACTGGTAGAGCTAGTTTGGGGTGATGGTTCACGTGGGTATGGTGAAATTCAGTCTTTTTATGATGCAGCGTATGATACTGAGACACAAGCTATTTCCATTGCGGCTATTCGTGCAGCAGCACCAGCAGTTTTTCAAAATAGTATTCCGGTGGGCATGCCATCATTTGCCAGAGCAGCCCTGGAAATGGCGTTTTCAGCGGTGATGCCGGCCAGAGAAGGTGCGCAGTTGATCTCACTCCCCACTATGGTGGACGATACAGCACAAGGTGTACCGGTGGGGCAGGCCATTGGTATCATGCCAAATGCCCAAAGGTTAACCAACCAGATTGAGCGGGCCATTGCCCAGGGGTACCAACGGATTAAGTTAAAATTGGGAGCTGCGCCTTATGATGATGTGATCGCGCAAGTCATGCCTCGCTTTCCAACGACCATGTTCTCAGCGGATGGCAATGGCGGGTTCGCGGTGCATGATGGCTTGCAACGCTTACAACGTCTGGAAGGCATGGGCTTTACATTCATTGAACAACCTTTTTCTGAGGATCAAAATGAGCTCAACATTGCGGCTATCAAGCAACTGACGTCCTTGCGTATTTCATTGGATGAAAGCTTACATAGTATCGAGGACTATGAACGATATCGACAGACTGGCGCTCTCTTTACGATCAAGCAGGCCAAAATTGGTGGTTGGCGCACAGCTATGCATATTTTACAAACCGATGCTAATGCATGGGTCGGGGGCATGTTAGCAAGTGGTCTCGGTCGCTCAGTTGATTTGGCACTGGCACAGGTATCCTTAACCAATCACTTTGCAGCCTATATTCCAACGGATGTTTCAGGGAGTGACCGTTACTTTGAACGGGATATCATTAAAACGCCAATGGTTATCGAACATGGCGCGATTCAGGTGCCAACCCAGATAGAATTAGACTGGGAGGCGATTCACGCTCTGCAAGTTACGTCGACGATTGAAATCAGACCATAA